In Marinilabiliales bacterium, a genomic segment contains:
- a CDS encoding SDR family oxidoreductase, translating to MNNTGFEDLKGRVCIITGGAGVLGAAMATAMCRAGVKTVVADMNEQAAKDLAARLHNEYGTETMGLEVNVLDKSALHEAKDTVIGRFGRIDALVNAAGGNSPKATTKVEQIEPGSGNDISDNFFGLDTESFRQVFDLNFMGTLLPTMIFGNVMTDRGRGVIINISSMNSIRPLTKIPAYSAAKASVNNFTQWLAVHFGKTGVRVNAIAPGFFLTDQNRFLLTDKGTGELTPRGKRIIENTPTGKFGKPEDVQGVILFLLSDSSSFINGVVLPVDGGYSAFGGV from the coding sequence GAAAGGAAGGGTTTGCATAATAACGGGCGGCGCCGGGGTGCTGGGCGCAGCAATGGCAACCGCCATGTGCAGGGCGGGGGTAAAGACAGTGGTGGCAGACATGAACGAACAGGCGGCAAAGGATCTGGCCGCCAGGCTTCACAATGAATACGGCACCGAAACCATGGGCCTTGAGGTCAATGTCCTGGATAAGTCCGCTCTCCATGAGGCAAAAGATACGGTGATAGGGCGTTTTGGCAGGATCGATGCGCTTGTGAACGCCGCGGGCGGCAATTCGCCGAAAGCCACCACCAAAGTGGAGCAGATAGAGCCGGGAAGCGGCAATGATATATCAGACAATTTTTTCGGACTTGATACGGAAAGCTTCAGGCAGGTTTTCGACCTGAACTTCATGGGTACGCTGCTGCCCACCATGATATTCGGCAATGTGATGACTGACAGGGGCAGGGGGGTGATCATCAACATATCGTCGATGAACTCCATCAGGCCCCTGACAAAGATACCCGCCTACTCGGCGGCAAAAGCGTCGGTAAACAATTTCACCCAATGGCTGGCGGTCCATTTCGGCAAGACAGGTGTGCGTGTGAACGCCATTGCACCGGGGTTCTTTTTGACAGACCAGAACAGGTTCCTGCTTACCGACAAGGGCACGGGTGAGCTTACCCCGAGGGGGAAAAGGATAATTGAGAACACCCCAACCGGTAAATTCGGCAAACCTGAGGATGTGCAGGGGGTCATTCTCTTTCTGCTCTCTGATAGCTCATCATTCATCAATGGTGTGGTGCTGCCTGTCGACGGGGGCTACAGCGCTTTCGGGGGAGTGTAG
- a CDS encoding diphosphate--fructose-6-phosphate 1-phosphotransferase produces MGKNVIVAQSGGPSPVINNSLRGIVETCRMFPKEFGKVYAGWHGIEGVLKEELLDLSSQPQEEISLLRTTPAAGSIGTCRYKLKDGQEQDFDRVIEVFRTHDIGYFFYIGGNDSQHTAFRVSELARERGMKLVATGVPKTIDNDVGDSEFKLIDHTPGYGSVARYWSHIIQNANEENMGSSPADPVLVIQAMGRKIGFIPAAARLADPDRKMPLQIYMTESGVTLEQMADNVNDRLKKDGRCIVVVSEGFDVGDIGGVKDAFGHTSFGSSKVSVYQSVVNYLNGKGLKARGAARGQVMGTDQRDTMVYASTVDLEEAYKVGQKAVDIAMNDGNGWMATILREPGIIYNVRYDKVPLEKVALSERFFPKQWIAPGGIDVTDEFVSYARPLIGEDWVSVPLIGGIQRFAKLLPLFAKKRLPSYVPEAY; encoded by the coding sequence ATGGGTAAAAATGTTATCGTAGCACAGTCCGGCGGACCCTCGCCGGTAATCAACAACTCGCTCAGGGGAATAGTGGAAACGTGCCGCATGTTCCCGAAAGAGTTTGGAAAGGTTTATGCAGGCTGGCACGGTATTGAGGGGGTCCTGAAAGAGGAGCTTCTCGACCTGTCATCGCAGCCGCAGGAGGAGATATCGCTGCTTCGTACCACCCCGGCCGCAGGCAGCATCGGCACATGCCGCTACAAGCTGAAGGACGGCCAGGAACAGGATTTCGACAGGGTGATCGAGGTGTTCAGGACACACGATATCGGGTACTTCTTTTATATCGGGGGCAACGACTCCCAGCACACCGCTTTCAGGGTAAGCGAGCTTGCCAGGGAGCGCGGCATGAAGCTGGTGGCCACCGGCGTTCCCAAGACAATAGACAATGACGTGGGCGACAGCGAATTCAAGCTGATAGACCACACCCCCGGCTACGGCAGCGTGGCCCGTTACTGGTCGCATATAATCCAGAACGCCAACGAAGAGAACATGGGCTCGTCGCCCGCCGACCCGGTGCTGGTGATACAGGCCATGGGCAGGAAGATAGGGTTCATACCCGCCGCCGCCAGGCTTGCCGATCCCGACAGGAAGATGCCCCTGCAGATCTACATGACCGAGTCGGGCGTCACCCTTGAGCAGATGGCCGACAATGTGAACGACCGGCTCAAAAAGGACGGCCGTTGCATCGTGGTGGTGAGCGAGGGGTTTGACGTGGGCGACATTGGTGGGGTGAAAGATGCGTTCGGGCACACCTCTTTCGGCTCAAGCAAGGTTTCCGTTTACCAGAGCGTTGTCAATTACCTGAACGGTAAGGGACTGAAGGCCAGGGGTGCGGCGCGGGGACAGGTCATGGGTACCGACCAGCGCGACACCATGGTATATGCCTCGACAGTCGACCTTGAAGAGGCCTACAAGGTTGGGCAGAAGGCGGTCGACATTGCAATGAACGACGGTAACGGCTGGATGGCGACCATACTGAGGGAGCCCGGGATTATCTACAACGTGAGGTACGACAAGGTGCCGCTCGAAAAGGTGGCCCTCAGCGAAAGGTTCTTCCCTAAGCAGTGGATAGCCCCCGGCGGCATTGACGTTACCGACGAATTCGTGAGCTATGCCCGTCCCCTCATTGGCGAGGACTGGGTGTCGGTGCCGCTAATCGGCGGTATTCAGCGTTTCGCAAAGCTGCTGCCCCTGTTCGCGAAGAAGCGCCTGCCCTCCTACGTGCCCGAGGCTTACTGA
- a CDS encoding HAD family hydrolase: MSQSTDLQDQLRNLTPKKEFFIGIDSDGCVFDTMEIKQKECFCPNFIKFYNLQRVSKYARETWEFVNLYSKTRGVNRFKALLEAVSLLGERKEVKARKAAMPDMSALAEWVAKETKLGNPALESYAARVNDPRIDLALEWSKKVNHDIAGMVFGIAPFPLVEESLEKLTAKADSIVVSQTPVEALTREWEENGIDKYVHMIAGQEYGTKTEHLALAAKGKYPENKILMIGDAPGDYKAAASNGVLFFPVNPGHEEESWDRFFNEALERFFNGTYQGDYEKALIEEFDSYLPEKPAW, translated from the coding sequence ATGTCACAATCAACAGATTTACAGGATCAGTTAAGAAATCTTACTCCCAAAAAGGAGTTCTTTATCGGTATAGACTCAGACGGATGCGTGTTCGACACTATGGAGATCAAGCAGAAGGAGTGTTTCTGTCCCAATTTCATCAAATTCTACAACCTGCAGCGGGTCTCGAAGTATGCGCGGGAAACCTGGGAATTTGTGAACCTGTACTCCAAGACAAGGGGCGTTAACAGGTTCAAGGCGCTGCTCGAGGCGGTCAGCCTGCTGGGTGAGAGGAAGGAGGTGAAGGCACGAAAGGCTGCAATGCCCGACATGAGCGCACTGGCTGAGTGGGTGGCAAAGGAGACCAAGCTGGGCAACCCGGCGCTCGAGAGCTACGCGGCCCGGGTTAACGATCCCCGCATAGACCTGGCCCTGGAGTGGTCAAAAAAGGTCAACCACGATATAGCCGGAATGGTATTCGGTATAGCCCCTTTCCCGCTGGTTGAGGAGTCGCTCGAAAAGCTCACTGCAAAAGCCGATTCGATAGTTGTTTCGCAAACGCCTGTCGAGGCGCTGACAAGGGAGTGGGAGGAGAACGGCATTGACAAGTATGTGCATATGATAGCGGGACAGGAGTACGGTACCAAGACCGAGCACCTGGCGCTTGCTGCAAAGGGCAAGTATCCCGAAAACAAGATCCTGATGATAGGCGATGCACCCGGCGATTACAAGGCGGCCGCCTCCAACGGGGTTCTGTTCTTCCCGGTGAATCCCGGACATGAGGAGGAGTCATGGGACAGGTTCTTCAACGAGGCGCTCGAAAGGTTCTTTAACGGCACCTACCAGGGCGATTATGAGAAGGCGCTGATAGAGGAGTTCGACTCCTACCTGCCTGAAAAACCGGCATGGTGA